The following proteins are co-located in the Solanum pennellii chromosome 8, SPENNV200 genome:
- the LOC107027294 gene encoding ankyrin repeat-containing protein ITN1-like → MDRRLNEAVVRGDVETIQKLIEEDSNIVEQTLEGSLQHTILHLAARLGHVELVREIVKLFPEMVSAENRDEETPLHEACREGRVEIVRILLENDPWVAYKTNLWDKSVFYVACERGRIEVVKHFLHNNNIHMLLMFEVDMYTTSLHAAASSGHTEVVKELVKVRPDFAWKKDELMNGCSPLHIACSKGHLDITRELLKLDMDLSGLQDNEGRTPLHWAVIKGRVNIIAEILSVSLESAEMTTKHGETILHLAVKNNHFEVLKFLMESLDVSNLKNFQDADGNTILHLATVRKLTTMIIYLLKLGVEVNALNQKGYTALDVVEADASNSGALAIVPALLEAGAKRCDHLPPNFQDIQQVIAPPVLGSSWQRKTTSFHSPSSSSQHSYYNHQRKHNNNSRTKKIKLQSEGLRNARKTITIVAVLIATVTFAAGINPPGGFNQGNGKALLGKKPSFKVFLICNIVALFLSLGMVNVLVSVIPFKRQTMMKLMVATHKVMWISTLFMASAYIAAIWSILPQEKGDHWVLIEVVIVGGGCTMAVFLSLGILLVRQWKRKSDWRKQREEHHKKIKEETPKSNTSTVQEMKVVKKESHEDGSNSDVDSSDQGYHLY, encoded by the exons atggACAGGCGGCTGAATGAAGCAGTTGTCAGGGGAGATGTTGAAACCATTCAAAAACTAATTGAAGAAGATTCCAACATAGTAGAACAAACCCTTGAGGGTTCATTACAACACACTATATTGCATCTAGCAGCTAGACTTGGTCATGTTGAATTGGTGAGGGAGATTGTGAAGTTGTTCCCTGAGATGGTGTCCGCAGAGAATCGGGATGAGGAGACCCCTTTACATGAAGCATGTAGAGAAGGGAGAGTTGAAATTGTGAGAATTTTGCTTGAGAATGATCCATGGGTTGCTTACAAGACAAATTTGTGGGATAAGAGTGTGTTTTATGTAGCATGTGAGAGAGGGAGGATTGAAGTGGTTAAACATTTcttacataataataacattcataTGTTGTTGATGTTTGAAGTTGATATGTATACTACTTCACTACATGCTGCTGCTTCATCAGGCCATACAG AAGTAGTGAAGGAATTGGTTAAAGTTCGACCTGATTTTGCTTGGAAAAAGGATGAGTTGATGAATGGTTGCAGTCCTTTACATATAGCATGCAGTAAAGGTCACTTAGATATAACAAGAGAATTGTTAAAGCTTGATATGGATCTTTCTGGTTTACAAGATAATGAAGGCAGAACTCCACTTCATTGGGCAGTCATCAAAGGAAGAGTGAATATTATAGCTGAGATACTCTCAGTGAGTCTTGAATCTGCTGAAATGACAACAAAACATGGTGAGACAATTCTTCATTTGGCTGTAAAGAACAATCACTTTGAAGTACTCAAGTTCTTGATGGAGTCTCTTGATGTTTCAAATCTCAAAAATTTTCAAGATGCTGATGGAAACACCATTCTACATTTGGCTACTGTTAGGAAACTCACCACT ATGATTATTTATCTACTTAAGCTTGGTGTTGAAGTAAATGCTTTGAATCAAAAAGGATATACAGCATTAGATGTAGTTGAAGCAGACGCAAGTAACTCTGGTGCTCTTGCAATCGTTCCAGCTTTACTAGAAGCCGGTGCCAAAAGATGTGACCACTTACCACCAAATTTTCAAGACATCCAACAGGTAATTGCGCCACCAGTTTTGGGATCGTCATGGCAAAGAAAAACTACTAGTTTTCACTCTCCGTCCTCGTCATCTCAACATTCGTATTATAATCATCAAAGGAAGCACAACAACAATAGTaggacaaaaaaaatcaagCTCCAAAGTGAAGGTCTAAGAAAtgcaagaaaaacaattacaattGTTGCCGTGCTAATAGCTACAGTGACGTTTGCTGCTGGTATTAATCCTCCTGGTGGATTTAATCAAGGAAATGGAAAAGCATTATTGGGTAAAAAACCGTCCTTTAAGGTGTTTTTGATATGTAACATTGTGGCACTTTTCCTTTCCCTTGGAATGGTTAATGTCCTTGTTAGTGTTATCCCATTCAAGAGACAAACAATGATGAAATTAATGGTGGCAACGCACAAAGTAATGTGGATTTCTACATTATTTATGGCATCAGCTTATATAGCTGCAATATGGTCAATATTGCCCCAAGAAAAGGGGGATCATTGGGTGCTAATTGAAGTTGTGATCGTAGGAGGAGGGTGCACTATGGCTGTGTTTCTAAGTTTGGGGATTTTGTTAGTGAGACAATGGAAAAGGAAGAGTGATTGGAGAAAACAAAGAGAGGAACATCATAAGAAGATAAAAGAGGAAACTCCAAAGAGCAATACAAGTACAGTTCAAGAAATGAAAGTGGTGAAGAAAGAAAGTCATGAAGATGGTAGCAACTCAGATGTTGATAGCTCAGATCAAGGTTATCATTTGTATTAA
- the LOC107027295 gene encoding ankyrin repeat-containing protein At5g02620-like — protein MDRRLNEAVLRGDVEAIQKLIEEDSNIVKQTLEGSLQHTILHLAARLGHVELVREIVKLFPEMVSAENRDEETPLHEACREGRVEIVRILLENDPWVAYKTNLWDKSVLYVACERGRIEVVKHFLHNNNNNIHLLLMLEVDMSTTSLHAAASSGHTEVVKELIKVRPDFAWKKDELMNGCSPLHIACSKGHLDITRELLKLDMDLSGLQDNEGRTPLHWAVIKGRVNIIAEILSVSLESAEMTTKHGETILHLAVKNNHFEVLKFLMESLDVSNLKNFQDADGNTILHLATVRKLTTMIIYLLKLGVEVNALNQKGYTTLDVVEADASNSGALAIIPALLEAGAKRCDQLPPNFQDIQQVIASPVLGSSWQRKTTSFHSSSSSSQYSYYNHQRKHNNNSRTKKIKLQSEGLRNARKTITIVAVLIATVTFAAGVNPPGGFNERDGKALLGKTTAFKVFLICNIVALFLSLGIVNVLVSVIPFKRRTMMKLMVATHKVMWISTLFMASAYIAAIWSILPQGKGDHWVLIEVVIVGGGCTMVVFLSLGILLVRQWKRKSEWRKQREDHKKMKEGSPKSNTSTVQEMKVVKKESHEGSTNSDVDSSDHGYHLF, from the exons atggacagGCGGCTGAATGAAGCAGTTTTGAGGGGAGATGTTGAAGCCATTCAAAAACTCATTGAAGAAGATTCAAACATAGTAAAACAAACCCTTGAGGGTTCATTACAACACACCATATTGCATCTAGCAGCTAGACTTGGTCATGTTGAATTGGTGAGGGAGATTGTGAAGTTGTTCCCTGAGATGGTGTCGGCGGAGAATCGGGATGAGGAGACCCCTTTACATGAAGCATGTAGAGAAGGGAGAGTAGAAATTGTGAGAATTTTGCTTGAGAATGATCCATGGGTTGCTTACAAGACAAATTTGTGGGATAAGAGTGTGCTTTATGTAGCATGTGAGAGAGGGAGGATTGAAGTGGTTAAACATTtcttacataataataataataacattcatTTGTTGTTGATGCTTGAAGTTGATATGTCCACTACTTCACTACATGCTGCTGCTTCATCAGGCCATACAG AAGTAGTGAAGGAATTGATTAAAGTTCGACCTGATTTTGCTTGGAAAAAAGATGAGTTGATGAATGGTTGCAGTCCTTTACATATAGCATGCAGTAAAGGTCACTTAGATATAACAAGAGAATTGTTAAAGCTAGATATGGATCTTTCTGGTTTACAAGATAATGAAGGCAGAACTCCACTTCATTGGGCAGTTATCAAAGGAAGAGTGAATATTATAGCTGAGATACTCTCAGTGAGTCTTGAATCTGCTGAAATGACAACAAAACATGGTGAGACAATTCTTCATTTGGCTGTAAAGAACAATCACTTTGAAGTACTCAAGTTCTTGATGGAGTCTCTTGATGTTTCAAATCTCAAAAATTTTCAAGATGCTGATGGAAACACCATTCTACATTTGGCTACTGTTAGGAAACTCACCACT ATGATTATTTATCTACTTAAGCTTGGTGTTGAAGTAAATGCTTTGAATCAAAAAGGATATACAACGTTAGATGTAGTTGAAGCAGATGCAAGTAACTCTGGTGCTCTTGCAATCATTCCAGCATTACTAGAAGCCGGTGCAAAAAGATGTGACCAATTACCACCAAATTTTCAAGACATCCAACAGGTAATTGCATCACCAGTTTTGGGATCGTCATGGCAAAGAAAAACTACTAGTTTTCACTCTTCGTCCTCATCATCTCAATATTCGTATTACAATCATCAAAGGAAGCACAACAACAATAGTaggacaaaaaaaatcaagCTCCAAAGTGAAGGTCTAAGGAATGCaagaaaaacaataacaatTGTTGCAGTACTAATAGCAACTGTGACATTTGCTGCTGGTGTTAATCCTCCTGGTGGATTTAATGAAAGAGATGGAAAAGCATTATTGGGTAAAACAACCGCGTTTAAGGTGTTTTTGATATGTAACATTGTGGCACTTTTCCTATCCCTTGGAATTGTTAATGTCCTTGTTAGTGTAATCCCATTCAAGAGAAGAACAATGATGAAATTAATGGTGGCAACACACAAAGTAATGTGGATTTCTACATTATTTATGGCATCAGCTTATATAGCTGCAATATGGTCAATATTGCCTCAAGGAAAAGGGGATCATTGGGTGCTAATTGAAGTTGTGATCGTAGGAGGAGGGTGCACTATGGTTGTGTTTCTAAGTTTGGGGATTTTGTTAGTGAGACAATGGAAAAGGAAGAGTGAATGGAGAAAACAAAGAGAGGATCATAAGAAGATGAAAGAGGGAAGTCCAAAGAGCAACACAAGTACAGTTCAAGAAATGAAAGTGGTAAAGAAAGAAAGTCATGAAGGTAGTACCAACTCAGACGTTGATAGCTCAGATCATGGTTACCATTTGTTTTAA
- the LOC107027070 gene encoding phospholipase D alpha 1-like, translated as MAQFLLHGTLHVTIFEVDRLHTNFGRDFFNKVVQGIEGAIGFNKAASRLYATIDLGKARVGRTRLLDDHKNPRWYESFHIYCAHMAANVIITVKFDNPIGAEVIGRAYFPVQQLLDGEEVDEWLEILNTERKPLHGHSKIHVKLQYFDVTREYNWNRGIKVTRFPGVPYTFFRQRQGCRVTLYQDCHVPDNFIPKIPLSDGKFYKPQRCWEDIFDAITNAKHLIYITGWSIYTEITLIRDGRRPKPGGDITLGELLKRKANEGVRVLMLVWDDRTSIPVLQQDGLMATHDEETANYFRGTQVNCVLCPRNPDDGRSIIQNIEIGTMFTHHQKIVIVDGEMPNGDRERRRIVSYIGGLDLCDGRYDTQFHSLFRTLDTAHHDDFHQPNFTGTSIHKGGPREPWHDIHCRIEGPAAWDVLYNFEQRWRKQGVRDLLIDLRDIDNIVIPPSPVMYPDDHDTWNVQVFRSIDGGAAFGFPSAPEEAAKSGLISGKENIIDRSIQDAYINAIRRAKHFIYIENQYFLGSCFSWYSNDIKDEAINSLQLIPKELSLKIVSKIEAGERFTVYVVVPMWPEGLPESASVQAILDWQRRTMQMMYTDIIQALKVKGIVANPKEYLSFFCLGNRETKKRGEYEPCETPEPNSGYHKAQEARRFMIYVHSKMMIVDDEYIIIGSANINQRSMDGARDSEIAMGAYQPFHLCVKEPARGQVHGFRMALWYEHLGMLDDRFLQPESVECIRKVNKIGDKYWDMYSSERLIHDLPGHLLSYPIGITENGEITELPGVECFPDTMAPVLGTKSNFLPPILTT; from the exons ATGGCACAATTTCTGCTACATGGTACTCTTCATGTAACTATATTCGAGGTTGATAGGCTTCATACTAATTTTGGCAGAGACTTTTTCAATAAG GTGGTGCAAGGCATTGAGGGAGCTATTGGTTTCAACAAGGCAGCGTCAAGATTGTATGCAACCATTGATCTTGGAAAAGCCAGAGTTGGCAGAACCAGATTACTGGATGATCACAAAAATCCACGGTGGTACGAATCATTCCACATTTACTGTGCCCATATGGCTGCCAATGTCATAATCACCGTCAAATTTGATAATCCAATTGGAGCAGAAGTCATTGGAAGAGCTTACTTTCCAGTTCAACAACTGCTAGATGGAGAAGAAGTTGATGAATGGCTTGAAATCCTCAATACAGAACGAAAACCCTTGCATGGACACTCTAAAATCCATGTGAAGTTGCAATATTTTGATGTCACAAGGGAATATAATTGGAATAGAGGGATAAAAGTCACAAGGTTTCCTGGAGTTCCTTACACATTCTTTCGTCAAAGACAAGGATGCAGGGTCACCCTTTACCAAGATTGTCATGTTCCTGATAACTTCATTCCGAAAATTCCACTTTCTGATGGAAAGTTTTATAAGCCACAACGATGTTGGGAAGACATTTTTGATGCAATCACTAATGCAAAgcatttaatttatataactgGATGGTCTATTTATACCGAGATCACTTTGATAAGGGACGGGAGGAGGCCTAAGCCTGGTGGAGACATAACACTCGGAGAGTTGCTTAAGAGAAAAGCTAATGAAGGTGtgcgagttctaatgttggtcTGGGATGACAGGACATCGATTCCTGTGTTACAACAAGATGGGCTAATGGCTACTCATGATGAAGAAACTGCTAATTATTTTCGAGGCACTCAAGTAAATTGTGTGTTGTGTCCTCGAAATCCTGATGATGGACGGAGCATTATTCAAAATATAGAGATTGGGACAATGTTTACTCATCATCAAAAGATTGTAATTGTTGATGGAGAAATGCCTAATGGAGACAGGGAGAGGAGGAGAATTGTGAGTTATATTGGTGGGCTTGATCTTTGTGATGGTAGATATGATACACAATTTCACTCCCTTTTCAGGACTTTGGACACAGCACATCATGATGATTTTCACCAACCAAATTTCACGGGTACCTCAATTCATAAAGGCGGACCAAGAGAGCCTTGGCACGATATCCATTGCCGAATAGAAGGGCCAGCAGCTTGGGATGTGCTCTACAATTTTGAACAGAGATGGAGGAAGCAAGGCGTAAGGGACTTGCTTATAGACCTAAGGGATATCGATAATATAGTCATACCACCTTCACCTGTTATGTATCCTGATGATCACGACACATGGAATGTTCAAGTTTTTCGATCCATTGATGGAGGAGCAGCTTTTGGCTTCCCCAGTGCTCCCGAAGAGGCAGCCAAGTCTGGTCTTATAAGTGGTAAGGAAAACATCATTGATCGAAGCATACAGGATGCATATATTAATGCCATTCGTCGAGCAAAGCATTTCATTTACATAGAAAATCAGTACTTTTTAGGCAGCTGCTTTTCATGGTACTCCAATGATATCAAGGATGAAGCCATTAATTCTCTGCAGTTGATCCCAAAGGAGCTGTCTTTGAAGATAGTCAGCAAAATTGAAGCAGGGGAAAGGTTTACAGTTTATGTTGTGGTTCCAATGTGGCCAGAAGGCCTTCCTGAGAGTGCATCTGTACAAGCCATACTGGATTGGCAAAGGAGGACCATGCAGATGATGTATACCGATATAATTCAAGCTCTAAAAGTAAAGGGAATTGTGGCAAATCCCAAGGAGTATTTGAGTTTCTTTTGCCTTGGCAATAGGGAAACAAAGAAGAGAGGAGAATACGAGCCTTGTGAAACGCCAGAACCTAATTCCGGCTATCATAAAGCTCAAGAAGCCAGACGTTTCATGATTTACGTACATTCCAAAATGATGATAG TGGATGATGAATACATTATCATTGGATCAGCTAACATCAATCAAAGGTCAATGGATGGTGCAAGAGACTCAGAAATAGCAATGGGAGCCTACCAACCATTTCATCTATGTGTGAAGGAGCCAGCTAGGGGTCAAGTTCATGGGTTCCGTATGGCACTGTGGTACGAGCACTTAGGCATGTTAGACGACAGGTTCCTTCAACCAGAGAGCGTAGAATGCATCCGAAAGGTGAACAAAATTGGTGATAAATATTGGGATATGTATTCAAGTGAAAGACTCATTCATGATTTGCCTGGACACCTTCTTAGTTACCCTATTGGTATTACTGAAAATGGAGAAATCACTGAACTACCTGGAGTAGAATGTTTTCCTGACACCATGGCACCTGTTCTTGGTACCAAATCTAATTTTCTTCCTCCTATTCTCACAACCTAA
- the LOC107028403 gene encoding phospholipase D alpha 1-like isoform X1 — protein MAQILLHGTLHVTIFEVDKLRTNFGREIFNKVVQGIEGAIGFNKTASTLYATIDLGKARVGRTRLLDEHKNPRWYESFHIYCAHMASDVVFTVKADNPIGAELIGRAYLPVEQLIDGEVVDEWLEILDTERKPVHGHSKIHVKLQYFDVTREYNWNRGIRVTRFPGVPYTFFSQRQGCKVTLYQDSHVPDNFVPKIPLAGGNFYEPQRCWEDIFDAITNAKHLIYITGWSVYTEITLIRDMRRPKPGGDITLGELLKKKANEGVRVLMLVWDDRTSVPVLKEDGLMATHDQETAAYFEDSEVHCVLCPRNPDDGRSIIQNIEIGTMFTHHQKIVVVDGELPNGDTERRRIVSYIGGIDLCDGRYDTQFHSLFRTLDTAHHDDFHQPNFTGASIQKGGPREPWHDIHCRIEGPAAWDVLFNFEQRWRKQGGKDLLMNLRDIENIIIPPSPAMYPDDHDTWNVQVFRSIDGGAAFGFPDAPEEAAKSGLISGKDNIIDRSIQDGYINAIRRANHFIYIENQYFLGSSFSWYSDDIKDEEINALHLIPKELSLKIVSKIEAGERFTVYVVVPMWPEGLPESASVQAILDWQRRTMKMMYTDIIQALKAKGIVANPKDYLSFFCLGNRETKKTGEYEPSESPEPDSDYQKAQEARRFMIYVHAKMMIVDDEYIIIGSANINQRSMDGARDSEIAMGAYQPFHLYAKEPARGQVHGFRMALWYEHLGMLDNSFLQPESVECIRKVNKIGDKYWDMYSSESLVHDLPGHLLTYPIGITENGEVTEIPGVECFPDTKAPILGTKSNFLPPILTT, from the exons ATGGCACAAATTTTGCTACATGGCACACTTCATGTTACTATATTTGAGGTTGATAAGCTTCGTACTAATTTTGGAAGAGAAATTTTCAATAAG GTGGTTCAAGGCATTGAAGGAGCTATTGGCTTCAACAAGACAGCATCAACACTGTATGCAACCATTGATCTTGGAAAAGCCAGAGTTGGCAGAACCAGATTGCTCGATGAACACAAAAATCCGCGATGGTATGAGTCATTCCACATTTACTGTGCTCATATGGCTTCTGATGTCGTATTCACTGTCAAAGCTGATAATCCAATTGGAGCAGAACTCATTGGAAGAGCTTACTTACCAGTTGAACAATTGATAGATGGAGAAGTTGTTGATGAATGGCTTGAAATCCTGGATACAGAACGAAAACCGGTGCATGGACACTCTAAAATTCATGTGAAGTTGCAGTATTTTGATGTCACAAGGGAGTATAATTGGAATAGAGGGATAAGAGTTACAAGATTTCCTGGAGTTCCTTACACATTCTTTAGTCAAAGACAAGGTTGCAAGGTCACCCTTTACCAAGATTCTCATGTACCTGATAACTTTGTCCCCAAAATTCCTCTTGCTGGTGGCAACTTTTATGAGCCACAAAGATGTTGGGAAGATATTTTTGATGCAATCACTAATGCAAAGCATTTGATTTACATAACTGGATGGTCTGTTTATACGGAGATTACTTTGATAAGGGACATGAGGAGGCCTAAGCCTGGTGGAGACATAACGCTCGGGGAGTTGCTTAAGAAGAAAGCTAATGAAGGTGTGAGAGTTCTAATGCTAGTCTGGGATGACAGAACATCAGTTCCTGTGTTGAAAGAAGATGGGCTAATGGCTACTCATGATCAAGAAACTGCTGCTTATTTTGAAGACTCGGAAGTACATTGTGTGTTGTGTCCTCGAAATCCTGATGATGGAAGAAGCATTATTCAAAATATAGAGATTGGAACAATGTTTACTCATCATCAAAAGATTGTAGTTGTTGATGGAGAATTGCCTAATGGAGACACGGAGAGGCGGAGAATTGTGAGTTATATTGGTGGGATTGATCTTTGTGATGGTAGATATGATACACAATTTCACTCCCTTTTCAGGACTTTGGACACAGCACATCATGATGATTTTCACCAACCAAATTTCACTGGTGCTTCAATTCAAAAAGGAGGACCAAGAGAGCCTTGGCACGATATCCATTGCCGAATAGAAGGGCCAGCAGCTTGGGATGTGCTCTTCAATTTTGAACAGAGGTGGAGGAAGCAAGGTGGAAAGGACTTGCTTATGAACCTAAGGGATATCGAGAATATAATTATACCACCTTCACCTGCTATGTACCCTGATGATCACGACACGTGGAATGTTCAAGTTTTTCGATCAATTGATGGGGGAGCAGCTTTTGGCTTCCCCGATGCTCCTGAGGAGGCAGCCAAGTCTGGTCTTATAAGTGGCAAGGACAACATCATTGATCGAAGCATACAGGATGGATATATTAATGCCATTCGCCGAGcaaatcatttcatttatattgaAAACCAGTACTTCTTAGGAAGCTCCTTTTCATGGTACTCAGATGATATCAAGGATGAAGAAATTAATGCTCTACATTTGATCCCAAAGGAGTTGTCTTTGAAGATAGTTAGCAAGATTGAAGCAGGGGAAAGGTTTACGGTCTATGTTGTGGTTCCAATGTGGCCAGAAGGTCTTCCTGAGAGTGCATCTGTACAAGCAATACTGGATTGGCAAAGGAGAACCATGAAAATGATGTACACCGATATAATTCAAGCTCTTAAAGCGAAAGGAATTGTGGCAAATCCTAAAGACTACTTGAGTTTCTTTTGCCTTGGCAATAGAGAAACAAAGAAGACAGGAGAATATGAGCCTTCTGAATCACCAGAACCGGATTCAGACTATCAAAAAGCTCAAGAAGCCAGACGTTTCATGATTTACGTTCATGCGAAAATGATGATAG TGGATGATGAATACATTATCATTGGATCAGCTAACATCAATCAAAGGTCAATGGATGGTGCAAGAGATTCAGAAATAGCAATGGGAGCCTACCAACCATTTCATCTATATGCAAAGGAGCCAGCGAGGGGTCAGGTTCATGGGTTCCGAATGGCATTGTGGTACGAGCACTTAGGCATGTTAGACAACAGTTTCCTTCAACCAGAGAGCGTAGAATGCATCCGAAAGGTGAACAAAATTGGTGATAAATATTGGGATATGTATTCAAGTGAGAGCCTTGTTCATGATTTGCCTGGACACCTTCTTACTTACCCTATTGGTATTACTGAAAATGGAGAGGTCACTGAAATACCTGGAGTAGAATGCTTTCCTGACACCAAAGCACCTATTCTTGGTACCAAATCCAATTTTCTTCCTCCTATTCTCACAACCTAA
- the LOC107028403 gene encoding phospholipase D alpha 1-like isoform X2 yields the protein MASDVVFTVKADNPIGAELIGRAYLPVEQLIDGEVVDEWLEILDTERKPVHGHSKIHVKLQYFDVTREYNWNRGIRVTRFPGVPYTFFSQRQGCKVTLYQDSHVPDNFVPKIPLAGGNFYEPQRCWEDIFDAITNAKHLIYITGWSVYTEITLIRDMRRPKPGGDITLGELLKKKANEGVRVLMLVWDDRTSVPVLKEDGLMATHDQETAAYFEDSEVHCVLCPRNPDDGRSIIQNIEIGTMFTHHQKIVVVDGELPNGDTERRRIVSYIGGIDLCDGRYDTQFHSLFRTLDTAHHDDFHQPNFTGASIQKGGPREPWHDIHCRIEGPAAWDVLFNFEQRWRKQGGKDLLMNLRDIENIIIPPSPAMYPDDHDTWNVQVFRSIDGGAAFGFPDAPEEAAKSGLISGKDNIIDRSIQDGYINAIRRANHFIYIENQYFLGSSFSWYSDDIKDEEINALHLIPKELSLKIVSKIEAGERFTVYVVVPMWPEGLPESASVQAILDWQRRTMKMMYTDIIQALKAKGIVANPKDYLSFFCLGNRETKKTGEYEPSESPEPDSDYQKAQEARRFMIYVHAKMMIVDDEYIIIGSANINQRSMDGARDSEIAMGAYQPFHLYAKEPARGQVHGFRMALWYEHLGMLDNSFLQPESVECIRKVNKIGDKYWDMYSSESLVHDLPGHLLTYPIGITENGEVTEIPGVECFPDTKAPILGTKSNFLPPILTT from the exons ATGGCTTCTGATGTCGTATTCACTGTCAAAGCTGATAATCCAATTGGAGCAGAACTCATTGGAAGAGCTTACTTACCAGTTGAACAATTGATAGATGGAGAAGTTGTTGATGAATGGCTTGAAATCCTGGATACAGAACGAAAACCGGTGCATGGACACTCTAAAATTCATGTGAAGTTGCAGTATTTTGATGTCACAAGGGAGTATAATTGGAATAGAGGGATAAGAGTTACAAGATTTCCTGGAGTTCCTTACACATTCTTTAGTCAAAGACAAGGTTGCAAGGTCACCCTTTACCAAGATTCTCATGTACCTGATAACTTTGTCCCCAAAATTCCTCTTGCTGGTGGCAACTTTTATGAGCCACAAAGATGTTGGGAAGATATTTTTGATGCAATCACTAATGCAAAGCATTTGATTTACATAACTGGATGGTCTGTTTATACGGAGATTACTTTGATAAGGGACATGAGGAGGCCTAAGCCTGGTGGAGACATAACGCTCGGGGAGTTGCTTAAGAAGAAAGCTAATGAAGGTGTGAGAGTTCTAATGCTAGTCTGGGATGACAGAACATCAGTTCCTGTGTTGAAAGAAGATGGGCTAATGGCTACTCATGATCAAGAAACTGCTGCTTATTTTGAAGACTCGGAAGTACATTGTGTGTTGTGTCCTCGAAATCCTGATGATGGAAGAAGCATTATTCAAAATATAGAGATTGGAACAATGTTTACTCATCATCAAAAGATTGTAGTTGTTGATGGAGAATTGCCTAATGGAGACACGGAGAGGCGGAGAATTGTGAGTTATATTGGTGGGATTGATCTTTGTGATGGTAGATATGATACACAATTTCACTCCCTTTTCAGGACTTTGGACACAGCACATCATGATGATTTTCACCAACCAAATTTCACTGGTGCTTCAATTCAAAAAGGAGGACCAAGAGAGCCTTGGCACGATATCCATTGCCGAATAGAAGGGCCAGCAGCTTGGGATGTGCTCTTCAATTTTGAACAGAGGTGGAGGAAGCAAGGTGGAAAGGACTTGCTTATGAACCTAAGGGATATCGAGAATATAATTATACCACCTTCACCTGCTATGTACCCTGATGATCACGACACGTGGAATGTTCAAGTTTTTCGATCAATTGATGGGGGAGCAGCTTTTGGCTTCCCCGATGCTCCTGAGGAGGCAGCCAAGTCTGGTCTTATAAGTGGCAAGGACAACATCATTGATCGAAGCATACAGGATGGATATATTAATGCCATTCGCCGAGcaaatcatttcatttatattgaAAACCAGTACTTCTTAGGAAGCTCCTTTTCATGGTACTCAGATGATATCAAGGATGAAGAAATTAATGCTCTACATTTGATCCCAAAGGAGTTGTCTTTGAAGATAGTTAGCAAGATTGAAGCAGGGGAAAGGTTTACGGTCTATGTTGTGGTTCCAATGTGGCCAGAAGGTCTTCCTGAGAGTGCATCTGTACAAGCAATACTGGATTGGCAAAGGAGAACCATGAAAATGATGTACACCGATATAATTCAAGCTCTTAAAGCGAAAGGAATTGTGGCAAATCCTAAAGACTACTTGAGTTTCTTTTGCCTTGGCAATAGAGAAACAAAGAAGACAGGAGAATATGAGCCTTCTGAATCACCAGAACCGGATTCAGACTATCAAAAAGCTCAAGAAGCCAGACGTTTCATGATTTACGTTCATGCGAAAATGATGATAG TGGATGATGAATACATTATCATTGGATCAGCTAACATCAATCAAAGGTCAATGGATGGTGCAAGAGATTCAGAAATAGCAATGGGAGCCTACCAACCATTTCATCTATATGCAAAGGAGCCAGCGAGGGGTCAGGTTCATGGGTTCCGAATGGCATTGTGGTACGAGCACTTAGGCATGTTAGACAACAGTTTCCTTCAACCAGAGAGCGTAGAATGCATCCGAAAGGTGAACAAAATTGGTGATAAATATTGGGATATGTATTCAAGTGAGAGCCTTGTTCATGATTTGCCTGGACACCTTCTTACTTACCCTATTGGTATTACTGAAAATGGAGAGGTCACTGAAATACCTGGAGTAGAATGCTTTCCTGACACCAAAGCACCTATTCTTGGTACCAAATCCAATTTTCTTCCTCCTATTCTCACAACCTAA